A DNA window from Hydrogenophaga taeniospiralis contains the following coding sequences:
- a CDS encoding ABC transporter permease subunit, which yields MMGAVLAAIALVFNVLSDGLFLSPENLYNIAQQTAVVGIVATVVVLIIVARHIDLSVGSVMGFVGVLIATLMYTAGWHWVSASLAGLAVAIGVSLYQGALTAKLGVPSFVVTLGGLMSFRGAAFLVADGKTQPVNDPFFQRLGGGYDGAIGVGPSWWLAAVIVLALVALTWVRRRARASYGVPNNPLWLDALIVLVPVAIVLGFVAAMNAYQIPSKDAPQGIPIPVLIWGVVAVVLSFIVRRTRFGRYVFAMGGNPEAAALVGIPVRKVTLMLFALLGVLITIAAIVSIARLNAGTNSLGTSMELFVIAAAVIGGTALAGGSGSILGSVLGALIMQSIDSGMLLLDVSIGVRYVIIGQVLIVAVVFDVIYRRLTGDAA from the coding sequence ATGATGGGCGCGGTGCTGGCGGCCATTGCCCTGGTGTTCAACGTGCTGTCCGACGGGCTGTTTCTGTCGCCCGAGAATCTGTACAACATTGCCCAGCAGACGGCGGTGGTGGGCATCGTGGCCACCGTGGTGGTGCTGATCATCGTGGCGCGCCACATCGACCTGTCGGTCGGCTCGGTCATGGGCTTCGTGGGGGTGCTGATCGCCACCCTGATGTACACCGCCGGCTGGCACTGGGTGTCGGCCTCGCTGGCGGGCCTGGCGGTGGCCATCGGGGTGTCGCTGTACCAGGGTGCGCTGACGGCCAAGCTGGGCGTGCCCTCGTTCGTGGTGACGCTGGGCGGCCTGATGTCGTTCCGCGGCGCGGCTTTTCTGGTGGCCGACGGCAAGACCCAGCCGGTGAACGACCCGTTTTTCCAGCGCCTGGGCGGCGGCTATGACGGCGCCATTGGCGTGGGCCCGAGCTGGTGGCTGGCAGCCGTGATCGTGCTGGCCCTGGTGGCGCTGACCTGGGTCCGGCGCCGGGCCCGGGCGTCCTACGGCGTGCCCAACAACCCGCTGTGGCTGGACGCGCTCATCGTGCTGGTGCCCGTGGCCATCGTACTGGGCTTCGTGGCGGCCATGAACGCCTACCAGATTCCCAGCAAGGACGCGCCGCAGGGCATTCCCATTCCGGTGCTGATCTGGGGTGTGGTGGCCGTGGTGCTGTCCTTCATCGTGCGCCGCACCCGTTTTGGCCGCTACGTGTTCGCCATGGGCGGGAACCCCGAGGCCGCCGCGCTGGTGGGCATTCCGGTGCGCAAGGTCACGCTGATGCTGTTCGCGCTGCTCGGGGTGCTCATCACCATCGCCGCCATCGTGTCGATCGCCCGGCTGAACGCCGGCACCAACTCGCTGGGCACCAGCATGGAGCTGTTCGTGATCGCGGCGGCCGTGATCGGCGGCACCGCGTTGGCGGGCGGCAGCGGTTCCATCCTGGGCTCGGTGCTGGGCGCGCTCATCATGCAGAGCATCGACAGCGGCATGCTGCTGCTCGACGTGTCCATCGGCGTGCGCTACGTGATCATCGGCCAGGTGCTGATCGTGGCGGTGGTGTTCGACGTGATCTACCGCCGTCTGACGGGAGACGCTGCATGA
- a CDS encoding ATP-binding cassette domain-containing protein, whose product MSTVASTTPALVEMRQIGKAFGGVQAVDDVSIQLYPGEVVALLGHNGAGKSTLMKMLAGAYPIDSGEVLINGEKAHIRTPVDAQRCGIESIYQTLALADNLDAVANLFLGRELLTRWNTLDDHRMDADARKVFHRLNKNFQNVRTPVRRLSGGQRQVVAISRAIYFNARILIMDEPTAALGPEETAMVGNLVRQLKAEGVGIFLITHDMPDVFGLSDRLAVMKNGKLVGAYRTADVTEDEVLGMIIAGKQPEGKTQTHSL is encoded by the coding sequence ATGAGCACTGTTGCAAGTACCACCCCAGCGCTGGTGGAGATGCGCCAGATCGGCAAGGCCTTTGGCGGCGTGCAGGCGGTGGACGACGTGAGCATCCAGCTCTACCCCGGCGAAGTGGTGGCCTTGCTGGGCCACAACGGCGCGGGCAAATCGACCCTGATGAAGATGCTGGCCGGGGCCTACCCGATCGACAGCGGCGAGGTGCTGATCAACGGCGAGAAGGCCCACATCCGAACCCCGGTGGACGCGCAGCGTTGCGGCATCGAGTCGATCTACCAGACCCTGGCGCTGGCCGACAACCTCGACGCCGTGGCCAACCTGTTCCTCGGCCGCGAGCTGCTGACGCGCTGGAACACGCTGGACGACCACCGCATGGACGCGGACGCGCGCAAGGTGTTCCACCGCCTGAACAAGAACTTCCAGAACGTGCGCACACCGGTGCGCCGCCTCTCGGGCGGGCAGCGCCAGGTGGTGGCCATCTCGCGCGCCATCTACTTCAACGCGCGCATTCTGATCATGGACGAGCCCACCGCGGCGCTCGGGCCGGAGGAAACCGCGATGGTGGGCAACCTGGTGCGCCAGCTCAAGGCCGAGGGCGTGGGCATCTTCCTGATCACCCACGACATGCCCGACGTGTTTGGCCTGAGCGACCGCCTGGCGGTGATGAAGAACGGCAAGCTGGTGGGTGCCTACCGCACGGCCGACGTCACCGAGGACGAGGTCCTGGGCATGATCATCGCGGGCAAACAACCGGAGGGCAAAACGCAGACCCACAGCCTGTGA
- a CDS encoding ROK family transcriptional regulator — MLRRFKTMKTTGDQQLVKRINRSVVLRLLRRQSGLSRAQLAQESGLTKSTVSLLVRELLDEGWVTEGDVPAAQGLGRPSTPLRIDGSRRGMIGVEVAVEALRVVGVSLIGEVLCAREEPLAGSEPEVVCRQAAGLVAQTQAQLAGQGVQLQGVGVGLPGAFDEASGMLRFAPNLGWRNVDFVPLITQALAQAGVPPAAVHVQNEADTAALSEYEFSEGDAQDSLIFVTCGAGVGAGIVLNDRLFTGMQGMAGEIGHSILQIDGPLCSCGRRGCAETFFGARALARLADPAQGGQFLGVVLQNLWTTFNPSALVVGGPSCERYPGIVPVAQATLQGYAASAGVPAPPVRAARYGLLASAVGAAALVLYHDLRPMHAPAPGGATRATDAPQTPSTPTT, encoded by the coding sequence ATGCTGCGCCGCTTCAAGACCATGAAAACCACCGGCGACCAACAACTCGTCAAGCGCATCAACCGCAGCGTTGTGCTGCGCCTGCTGCGCCGCCAGAGCGGGCTCTCCCGCGCCCAGCTGGCGCAGGAGAGCGGGCTGACCAAGTCCACGGTGAGTCTGCTGGTGCGCGAACTGCTCGACGAGGGCTGGGTGACCGAGGGCGACGTGCCCGCCGCCCAGGGGCTGGGGCGGCCGTCCACCCCGCTGCGCATCGACGGCAGCCGCCGCGGCATGATCGGCGTGGAAGTGGCGGTGGAGGCGTTGCGGGTGGTCGGGGTGTCGCTCATCGGCGAGGTGCTGTGTGCGCGGGAAGAGCCGCTGGCCGGCAGCGAGCCCGAGGTGGTGTGCCGCCAGGCCGCCGGCCTGGTGGCGCAGACCCAGGCACAGCTCGCCGGGCAGGGCGTGCAGCTTCAGGGCGTGGGGGTGGGCCTGCCCGGTGCTTTTGACGAGGCCAGTGGCATGCTGCGCTTTGCGCCCAACCTGGGCTGGCGCAACGTGGATTTCGTGCCCCTGATCACCCAGGCGCTGGCCCAGGCGGGCGTGCCCCCGGCGGCCGTGCACGTGCAGAACGAAGCCGACACGGCGGCCCTGAGCGAATACGAGTTTTCCGAGGGCGACGCCCAGGACTCGCTGATCTTCGTGACCTGCGGCGCCGGTGTGGGCGCGGGCATTGTGCTCAACGACCGCTTGTTCACCGGCATGCAGGGCATGGCCGGCGAGATCGGCCACAGCATCCTGCAGATCGACGGGCCGTTGTGCTCCTGCGGCCGCCGGGGCTGTGCCGAAACCTTCTTCGGCGCCCGCGCGCTGGCCCGGCTGGCCGACCCGGCGCAGGGTGGGCAGTTTCTGGGCGTGGTGCTGCAAAACCTCTGGACCACCTTCAACCCCAGCGCGCTGGTGGTCGGTGGTCCCTCGTGTGAACGCTATCCCGGCATCGTGCCGGTGGCCCAGGCCACCTTGCAGGGCTATGCCGCCAGCGCCGGTGTGCCCGCGCCCCCGGTGCGCGCCGCGCGCTACGGGCTGCTGGCGTCGGCCGTGGGCGCGGCCGCGCTGGTGCTGTACCACGACCTGCGGCCCATGCATGCGCCGGCACCCGGTGGGGCCACTCGCGCCACGGACGCCCCGCAAACCCCTTCAACCCCCACAACGTAA
- the xylB gene encoding xylulokinase gives MFIGIDIGTSEVKALLLAPDHTVQGSAGAALTVSRPLPGHSEQNPHDWWAATQAALAQLRAAHPQAYAAAQGIGLSGQMHGAVLLDAQDQVLRPAILWNDTRCAAECAEMMAELPSLPDLAGTLAMPGFTAPKLRWVARHEPDIFKRVAKVLLPKDYVRLMLTGEYVTDLSDASGTLWLDVRQRSWSDALLALTGLSQAHMPRLVEGSAPGGFLKPAVAQALGLPAGIVVAGGGGDNAASAVGMGAVDAGQGFLSLGTSGVLFVVTPSYQPNAASATHAFCHALPQRWHQMSVMLSAASALQWVTDLLGAPNAGAVAGKAAALSLAERAASPLFLPYLGGERTPHNDANVRGSFHQLSFDTDAARLGYAVIEGVSFGLKDGLAALNAAGCSLNRLSLVGGGARSAFWAQQLASALNTEVVTHGSSAVGGALGAARLAWLATGAPQSAVCQSPAVEARYHPDAAEQALLEPRYAQFRSLYRTA, from the coding sequence ATGTTCATCGGTATCGACATTGGCACCTCCGAGGTCAAGGCGCTGCTCCTGGCCCCCGACCACACCGTGCAGGGATCGGCCGGCGCCGCCCTCACCGTGTCGCGCCCCCTGCCCGGCCACAGCGAACAGAACCCCCACGACTGGTGGGCCGCCACGCAGGCCGCGCTGGCGCAGCTGCGCGCCGCTCACCCGCAGGCCTATGCGGCGGCGCAGGGCATCGGCCTGTCGGGCCAGATGCACGGCGCCGTGCTGCTGGACGCGCAAGACCAGGTGCTGCGCCCCGCCATTCTGTGGAACGACACCCGCTGCGCCGCCGAGTGCGCCGAGATGATGGCCGAGCTGCCCAGCCTGCCCGATCTGGCCGGCACCCTGGCCATGCCCGGCTTCACCGCGCCCAAGCTGCGCTGGGTGGCCCGGCACGAGCCGGACATCTTCAAGCGCGTGGCCAAGGTGCTGCTGCCCAAGGACTACGTGCGGCTGATGCTCACCGGCGAGTACGTGACCGACCTGTCGGACGCCAGCGGCACCCTGTGGCTGGACGTGCGGCAGCGCAGCTGGTCCGACGCGCTGCTGGCCCTCACCGGCCTGAGCCAGGCCCACATGCCGCGCCTGGTGGAAGGCAGCGCGCCCGGCGGATTCCTGAAGCCCGCCGTGGCGCAGGCCCTGGGCCTGCCGGCGGGCATCGTCGTGGCCGGTGGCGGCGGTGACAACGCGGCCAGCGCCGTGGGCATGGGCGCGGTGGACGCGGGCCAGGGCTTTCTCTCGCTGGGTACCAGCGGCGTGCTGTTTGTCGTCACGCCCAGCTACCAGCCCAACGCCGCCAGCGCCACGCACGCGTTTTGCCACGCCTTGCCGCAGCGTTGGCACCAGATGAGCGTGATGCTCTCGGCCGCCAGTGCGTTGCAATGGGTGACCGATCTGCTGGGCGCACCGAACGCCGGTGCGGTGGCGGGCAAGGCCGCAGCGCTGTCGCTGGCCGAGCGCGCGGCTTCACCCCTGTTCCTGCCCTACCTGGGTGGCGAGCGCACCCCGCACAACGATGCGAATGTGCGCGGCAGCTTTCACCAGCTGAGCTTTGACACCGACGCCGCCCGCCTGGGCTACGCCGTCATCGAGGGTGTGAGCTTCGGCCTGAAAGACGGCTTGGCGGCTCTGAACGCGGCGGGCTGCAGCCTCAACCGCCTGTCGCTGGTGGGTGGCGGCGCCCGCAGTGCCTTCTGGGCGCAGCAACTGGCCAGCGCGCTGAACACCGAGGTCGTGACCCACGGCAGCTCCGCCGTGGGGGGCGCCTTGGGTGCCGCGCGCCTGGCCTGGCTGGCCACCGGAGCGCCGCAGAGCGCCGTGTGCCAGAGCCCCGCCGTGGAGGCCCGCTACCACCCCGATGCCGCCGAGCAGGCCCTGCTCGAACCCCGTTACGCCCAGTTCCGTTCCCTGTACCGAACGGCGTGA
- the xylA gene encoding xylose isomerase, giving the protein MSSYFADIAPIAYEGPQSANPLAFKWYDKDRLVLGKRMQDHLRFAVCYWHSFCWNGSDPFGGDSFQRPWQLMADPMAAAKAKADVAFEFFAKLGAPYYCFHDRDVAPEGATPRESVNHLHEMVDVLAAKQQATGMKLLWGTANLFSHRRFMSGAATNPNPEIFALAALQVKEAMDATLKLGGENYVLWGGREGYETLLNTRMGQELDQMGRFLNMVVDYKHKIGFKGTILIEPKPREPSKHQYDFDTATVYGFLCRYGLDKEIKVNIEANHATLSGHSFEHEIATALDLGIFGSIDMNRGDMQCGWDTDQFPNNIPETALALYLILKGGGFTTGGLNFDSKVRRQSIDPEDMFHGHIGGMDVSARALLIAEKMLQDDQLGQLVEQRYAGWATPFGQDILAGKMGLDAVAAHVVARNTDTRPVSGRQERLENLVNSYI; this is encoded by the coding sequence ATGAGCTCCTATTTCGCCGACATCGCCCCCATCGCCTACGAAGGCCCCCAATCCGCAAACCCCTTGGCCTTCAAGTGGTACGACAAAGACCGCCTGGTGCTGGGCAAGCGCATGCAGGACCACCTGCGCTTTGCCGTCTGCTACTGGCACAGCTTCTGCTGGAACGGCTCCGACCCGTTTGGCGGCGACAGCTTCCAGCGCCCCTGGCAGCTGATGGCCGACCCGATGGCGGCCGCCAAGGCCAAGGCCGACGTGGCGTTCGAGTTCTTCGCCAAACTGGGCGCGCCCTACTATTGCTTCCACGACCGCGACGTGGCCCCCGAAGGCGCCACGCCGCGCGAGAGCGTGAACCACCTGCACGAGATGGTGGACGTGCTGGCCGCCAAACAGCAGGCCACCGGCATGAAGCTGCTGTGGGGCACGGCCAACCTGTTCAGCCACCGCCGCTTCATGTCGGGCGCGGCCACCAACCCCAACCCCGAAATCTTTGCCCTGGCCGCCCTGCAGGTCAAGGAAGCCATGGACGCCACGCTCAAGCTCGGCGGCGAGAACTACGTGTTGTGGGGCGGCCGCGAGGGCTATGAGACCCTGCTCAACACCCGCATGGGCCAGGAGCTCGACCAGATGGGCCGCTTCCTCAACATGGTGGTGGACTACAAACACAAGATCGGCTTCAAGGGCACCATCCTGATCGAACCCAAGCCGCGCGAACCCTCCAAGCACCAGTACGACTTCGACACCGCCACGGTCTACGGCTTCCTGTGCCGCTACGGCCTGGACAAGGAGATCAAGGTCAACATCGAGGCCAACCACGCCACGCTCTCGGGCCACAGCTTCGAGCACGAGATCGCCACCGCTTTGGACCTGGGCATCTTCGGCTCCATCGACATGAACCGCGGCGACATGCAGTGCGGCTGGGACACCGACCAGTTCCCCAACAACATCCCTGAGACCGCGCTGGCGCTCTACCTCATCCTCAAGGGCGGCGGCTTCACCACCGGCGGCCTGAACTTCGACTCCAAGGTGCGCCGCCAGTCCATCGACCCCGAAGACATGTTCCACGGCCACATCGGCGGCATGGACGTCTCGGCCCGCGCCCTGCTGATCGCCGAAAAAATGCTGCAGGACGACCAGCTCGGCCAATTGGTGGAGCAGCGCTACGCCGGCTGGGCCACGCCCTTCGGCCAGGACATCCTCGCCGGCAAGATGGGCCTGGACGCCGTGGCCGCCCACGTGGTGGCCCGCAACACCGACACCCGCCCGGTCTCGGGTCGCCAGGAACGGCTGGAGAACCTGGTCAACAGCTATATCTGA
- a CDS encoding Gfo/Idh/MocA family protein, whose product MKPVVWGVLSTAKIGLEHVIPAMLSSPLVELRAIASRSLPAAQAAAQSLGIAQAYGSYEALLADPAIEAVYNPLPNHLHVPLTLAAAAAGKHVLCEKPFALNAEEALSVKDAASRVLIEEAFMVRHHPQWLRARELVRAGRIGTPRAVQVFFSYFNEDPSNVRNQPGIGGGALYDIGCYAVLAGRYLFEAEPLRAISLVDRDPVLGTDRLTSALLDFGGTRQLSFTVSTQSVPFQRVQVVGTTGRIELFVPFNAARDAQMRLALDEGGQRDGSSVTVETLPLADQYRLEVEAFSRRLREGADPGASNGLNDAVAQARVIDALWQSERSGRWEPVA is encoded by the coding sequence ATGAAGCCAGTCGTGTGGGGCGTGCTGAGCACCGCGAAGATCGGGCTCGAGCACGTGATACCGGCGATGCTGTCCAGCCCGCTGGTCGAGTTGCGCGCCATCGCTTCGCGGTCCTTGCCCGCGGCGCAAGCCGCCGCGCAGTCGCTGGGCATCGCGCAGGCCTACGGCAGCTACGAGGCGCTGCTGGCCGACCCCGCCATCGAGGCGGTCTACAACCCGCTACCCAACCACCTGCACGTGCCCCTCACGCTCGCGGCCGCGGCGGCGGGCAAACACGTGCTGTGCGAAAAGCCCTTCGCGCTCAACGCCGAAGAGGCCCTGAGCGTGAAGGACGCCGCATCGCGGGTGCTCATTGAAGAGGCCTTCATGGTGCGCCACCACCCGCAATGGCTGCGCGCCCGCGAGCTGGTGCGGGCCGGGCGCATTGGCACGCCACGCGCGGTGCAGGTGTTCTTCTCGTACTTCAACGAAGACCCCAGCAACGTGCGCAACCAGCCCGGCATTGGCGGCGGTGCGCTGTACGACATTGGCTGCTACGCGGTGCTGGCGGGGCGTTACCTGTTTGAAGCCGAGCCCCTGCGCGCCATCTCGCTGGTGGACCGCGACCCGGTGCTGGGAACCGACCGGCTGACCAGCGCGCTGCTGGACTTTGGCGGCACCAGGCAACTCAGCTTCACGGTATCCACACAGAGCGTGCCGTTCCAGCGGGTGCAGGTGGTGGGCACCACGGGCCGCATCGAACTGTTCGTGCCCTTCAACGCCGCGCGCGACGCGCAGATGCGCCTGGCGCTGGACGAAGGCGGGCAGCGGGACGGCAGCAGCGTCACCGTGGAGACCCTGCCCCTGGCCGACCAATACCGGCTGGAGGTGGAAGCCTTCTCGCGCCGCCTGCGCGAGGGCGCAGACCCCGGCGCCAGCAACGGTCTGAACGACGCGGTGGCACAGGCGCGCGTGATCGACGCACTTTGGCAATCCGAGCGCAGCGGGCGCTGGGAGCCGGTGGCCTGA
- a CDS encoding helix-turn-helix domain-containing protein yields the protein MYADPDLAFNLSENVAPALVFGSVGAPATLGLRDETEVCGTVLLHASGVWSGLSRRRALAFLYVDPLSDVGVCLQQRAQGGVVVWPDGELMARHGMALDALCQGDVGAAHVRRWVASVLGEAAALSGGAARVDARLTGLRAGLHRHSEGRADPVALASQLGLSAEHVRKLFRQQVGMTLSSYLAWARLYQVTASACDAQQRGQSQSATHLVSAGGFYDASHASRAIRRYFDLLPTEMLAPKAFVDCRVLG from the coding sequence ATGTACGCCGATCCCGATCTCGCGTTCAATCTCTCCGAGAACGTTGCGCCGGCACTGGTGTTTGGGTCGGTGGGTGCCCCTGCCACGTTGGGGCTGCGCGATGAGACGGAGGTTTGCGGCACGGTGCTGCTGCATGCCAGTGGTGTGTGGAGCGGGCTGTCCCGGCGTCGCGCGCTGGCCTTCCTGTACGTGGACCCCCTGTCTGACGTGGGCGTCTGCCTGCAGCAGCGCGCTCAGGGAGGGGTGGTGGTCTGGCCGGATGGCGAGTTGATGGCGCGGCACGGCATGGCTTTGGACGCCTTGTGTCAAGGTGATGTGGGTGCAGCCCATGTCAGGCGGTGGGTGGCCAGCGTGCTGGGCGAGGCGGCTGCGCTTTCGGGCGGTGCGGCGCGGGTCGATGCACGGCTGACCGGGCTGCGCGCCGGTTTGCATCGGCACAGCGAGGGGCGCGCAGACCCGGTGGCCTTGGCCAGTCAATTGGGCCTGTCTGCCGAACACGTGCGCAAGCTGTTTCGCCAGCAGGTGGGCATGACGCTTTCAAGCTACCTGGCGTGGGCCAGGCTGTACCAGGTGACCGCCAGTGCCTGTGACGCGCAACAGCGCGGGCAGAGCCAGAGCGCCACCCACCTGGTGAGCGCCGGGGGGTTCTACGACGCTTCGCACGCGTCGCGGGCCATCAGGCGTTACTTCGATCTGCTGCCGACCGAAATGCTGGCGCCCAAGGCGTTCGTGGACTGCCGTGTCTTGGGCTGA
- a CDS encoding tannase/feruloyl esterase family alpha/beta hydrolase: protein MLGAHASNKTPAPPSARPLAESCASFVPHRLPVNAKFVKTELRPAQTVPETHYGSQEPIAMPRACIVRGTVVSSPGSTIHWAVELPEGTDWNGKVLTLGGGGFDGFMPTDDPWHVKYVQGKAALPFVRISSDSGHQTEDFAWGKDKTALKNHAYEANHLALQVGAHIATQFYGKAPTRRYMVGHSNGGRSGLMAASRYPNDYDGVLAMSPAISQQAHQVNLGNFNRWIYGHNADGSKKANLPEQANWISPGKSTLYAAAEIKACDKLDGLEDGIIGNVEACNYVPTDLLCKDDVAGAKDDSCLTSGQVEAIRLNYANKTVPITLANGMTGYERYGRGGAATGDWQVYAFGFEYDGDFLKKGFSYIAPTAVIQTLTGSTEADSISHDPRTLAPKWQSLSKVMEPKASLKAFGKRGKLLVWYGLADTCVSVYRTAAYLDQVRKDSGSAAFDGYARFVTSPGVGHDLTGPGAAHADLVTALVDWVEKGIAPNQLVATGTTAAGATFERPLCPYPGYPQYKGSGDPSQASSFSCAAP, encoded by the coding sequence ATGCTTGGCGCCCACGCCAGCAACAAGACGCCCGCACCGCCTTCGGCCCGGCCATTGGCCGAGTCGTGCGCCAGCTTTGTGCCCCACCGGTTGCCTGTCAACGCGAAGTTCGTCAAGACCGAACTGCGGCCCGCGCAAACCGTGCCCGAAACACACTACGGTTCCCAGGAGCCCATTGCCATGCCTCGCGCTTGCATCGTGCGTGGGACCGTCGTGTCGTCGCCCGGCTCCACCATCCACTGGGCCGTGGAACTGCCCGAGGGCACCGACTGGAACGGCAAGGTACTGACCCTGGGCGGCGGCGGGTTTGACGGCTTCATGCCCACCGACGACCCCTGGCACGTGAAATACGTGCAGGGCAAGGCCGCGCTGCCGTTCGTGCGCATCAGTTCCGACTCCGGCCACCAGACGGAAGACTTTGCCTGGGGCAAAGACAAGACCGCATTGAAGAACCATGCCTACGAAGCCAACCACCTTGCCTTGCAAGTGGGCGCGCACATCGCCACCCAGTTCTATGGCAAAGCCCCCACCCGGCGCTACATGGTGGGGCACTCCAACGGCGGCCGTTCGGGCCTGATGGCGGCCAGCAGGTACCCCAACGACTACGACGGCGTGCTGGCCATGTCCCCCGCCATCAGCCAGCAAGCCCACCAGGTCAACCTGGGCAACTTCAACCGCTGGATCTACGGCCACAACGCGGACGGCAGCAAAAAGGCCAACCTGCCCGAGCAGGCCAACTGGATCAGCCCCGGCAAATCGACCCTGTACGCAGCCGCCGAAATCAAGGCCTGTGACAAGCTGGACGGTCTGGAAGACGGCATCATCGGCAACGTGGAAGCCTGCAACTACGTGCCCACCGACCTGCTGTGCAAGGACGACGTGGCCGGCGCCAAGGACGACAGCTGCCTGACCTCGGGCCAAGTCGAAGCCATCCGCCTCAACTACGCCAACAAGACCGTGCCCATCACCCTGGCCAACGGCATGACGGGCTACGAGCGCTACGGGCGCGGCGGTGCCGCCACCGGCGACTGGCAGGTTTATGCCTTTGGCTTTGAGTACGATGGCGACTTCCTGAAAAAAGGCTTCAGCTACATCGCGCCCACTGCGGTCATCCAGACCCTGACGGGCTCCACGGAAGCCGACTCCATCAGCCACGACCCGCGGACCCTGGCACCCAAGTGGCAGTCTCTGTCCAAGGTGATGGAGCCCAAGGCTTCACTGAAGGCGTTTGGCAAGCGCGGCAAGCTGCTGGTGTGGTATGGCCTGGCCGACACCTGCGTCTCGGTGTACCGCACCGCCGCCTACCTGGACCAGGTACGCAAGGACAGTGGCAGCGCCGCTTTCGACGGCTATGCCCGGTTTGTGACCTCGCCCGGCGTCGGGCACGACCTCACAGGCCCAGGTGCGGCCCATGCCGACTTGGTGACCGCGCTGGTGGACTGGGTGGAAAAAGGCATCGCGCCCAACCAGCTTGTGGCGACCGGCACCACCGCCGCCGGAGCCACGTTTGAGCGGCCGCTGTGCCCCTACCCCGGCTACCCCCAATACAAGGGCAGCGGCGACCCGTCCCAGGCCAGCAGCTTCAGCTGCGCGGCACCCTGA